Proteins encoded together in one Quercus lobata isolate SW786 chromosome 3, ValleyOak3.0 Primary Assembly, whole genome shotgun sequence window:
- the LOC115980485 gene encoding uncharacterized protein LOC115980485: MYNEIEENYDHVAISTFKRGLPTKHGLRKSLAGKPVTSVRQLMDRIDKYKRVEEDQQMRKGKAKGVPQERRDFRSDRFSNNNRPRRDYSEQSRSIGAQAVHAVFQEPLHKILEKVKNEPFFQWPNRMAGDPAKRHQSLYCEYHQEPGHTTDDCKNLKNHLDQLVRKGKLRHLFHHSGGRQEQASVEARQSTLRPPIGTINVILAAPGRTGSHPFRVMSVARLPVEVNDRESKRAKGMASPILGFSDEDKVGTIQPHDDALVVTLRIGGYDVKMVLVDQDSAVEVMYPDLYKELKLRPEDLTTYDSLLVSFERKTVTPKGQIRLPIQTGSNIVEVDFIVVDAYSPYTAIVARPWLHTLRAISSTLHQKMKYLSGGRVKEVIGDQAMARQCMVSAIS, encoded by the coding sequence ATGTATAACGAGATAGAGGAAAATTATGATCACGTcgccatcagcaccttcaagagAGGCCTGCCGACAAAGCACGGTTTAAGGAAATCCCTGGCTGGGAAACCGGTCACCAGCGTGCGCCAGCTCATGGACCGAATCGACAAGTACAAGAGGGTCGAAGAGGACCAACAAATGAGAAAGGGAAAAGCGAAGGGTGTCCCTCAAGaaaggagggacttcaggtcggaccgaTTTAGCAACAACAACCGACCGAGAAGGGATTACTCGGAGCAGTCTAGATCCATCGGGGCGCAGGCAGTCCACGCTGTGTTCCAGGAACCATTACATAAGATCTTAGAGAAAGTCAAGAACGAGCCGTTCTTTCAATGGCCAAATAGGATGGCAGGCGACCCTGCGAAACGCCATCAGAGCCTATATTGCGAATACCACCAAGAACCAGGGCACACTACTGATGACTGCAAAAATCTGAAAAACCACTTGGACCAGCTGGTCCGAAAGGGAAAGCTGAGACATCTCTTTCACCATTCCGGTGGCCGACAAGAGCAAGCGAGCGTCGAGGCAAGGCAAAGCACCTTGAGACCGCCTATTggcacgataaatgtcattctcGCCGCTCCAGGAAGAACTGGCTCCCATCCTTTCAGAGTGATGTCAGTGGCCCGGCTCCCCGTTGAAGTTAACGACCGTGAGTCTAAGAGGGCTAAAGGGATGGCCTCGCCCATACTcggattctcggatgaggataaagTTGGAACCATCCAGCCCCACGATGATGCTCTAGTTGTCACACTCAGGATTGGGGGATATGATGTGAAGATGGTGCTAGTCGATCAGGACAGTGCCGTGGAAGTAATGTACCCCGACCTATACAAGGAGCTGAAGCTGAGACCGGAAGACCTGACAACATACGACTCCCTTTTGGTAAGTTTCGAAAGGAAAACTGTTACTCCGAAAGGCCAAATTAGGCTGCCTATACAAACAGGCTCGAACAtagtggaggtggacttcatagtGGTGGACGCATATTCGCCCTACACCGCCATTGTAgctagaccttggcttcatacccTAAGGGCTATATCCTCAACCTTACACCAAAAGATGAAGTACTTGTCGGGGGGTCGGGTTAAAGAAGTGATAGGGGACCAAGCCATGGCccggcaatgcatggtgtcTGCCATCTCGTGA
- the LOC115980486 gene encoding pectinesterase-like, giving the protein MAIHIVRLPLFLTLFISCVNVQSYKPDVTVAIDGSGNFNTINEAISKIPIDRNSPYVILIKQGTYNEAVYIAQNMSNLVLIGEGMEKTIVQFNKTAKQGYGTSGSATVDISANDVFVKGIRFVNNAGPDGGQAVALRVAGDRIAIYQCSIQGYQDTLLTAYGIHFFRECEVYGTVDFIFGNSRVVLQNCDIYVRKRTEGTVNMITAQGRGQVEDTGIVLHNCSIKADKDLQPYPQIKTFLGRPWYSYSQTIVMECFLDKLVDPEGWLPNNDKKSLSTLHHVEYANWGPGANTTGRVKWPGYHIAKNSEEIKHFTVENFINGTQWLPSVGVPFVGGFIN; this is encoded by the exons ATGGCAATACATATTGTTCGTCTACCTCTCTTTTTAACTCTATTCATTTCATGTGTCAATGTTCAATCTTACAAGCCCGATGTCACAGTTGCCATTGATGGCAGTGGCAACTTCAACACCATTAACGAAGCCATATCAAAGATTCCAATAGACCGTAACAGTCCATATGTTATTTTAATCAAACAAGGGACATATAATGAAGCGGTTTACATAGCTCAAAACATGTCTAACTTAGTTTTAATTGGAGAAGGCATGGAGAAGACTATTGTTCAATTTAACAAAACTGCAAAACAAGGTTATGGAACTTCAGGATCAGCTACAGTAG atattaGCGCCAATGATGTGTTTGTTAAAGGTATTAGATTTGTGAACAATGCTGGACCTGATGGTGGCCAAGCTGTGGCTTTGAGAGTAGCCGGTGACCGAATTGCAATTTACCAATGCTCCATACAAGGATACCAAGATACGTTACTGACAGCATATGGTATTCATTTCTTCCGAGAATGTGAAGTTTATGGCACAGTAGATTTCATATTTGGGAATTCACGAGTTGTCTTACAGAATTGTGACATTTATGTGAGGAAGCGTACGGAAGGCACTGTGAATATGATCACAGCTCAAGGTCGAGGACAAGTGGAAGATACAGGAATAGTATTACACAATTGTTCCATTAAGGCTGACAAAGATCTTCAACCTTACCCACAAATCAAAACATTTCTAGGCAGGCCGTGGTATAGTTATTCACAAACCATTGTCATGGAATGTTTTCTAGACAAATTGGTTGACCCTGAAGGATGGCTTCCGAACAATGACAAGAAAAGCTTATCCACTTTGCATCACGTGGAATATGCTAATTGGGGCCCAGGAGCCAATACAACAGGAAGAGTTAAATGGCCCGGGTATCATATTGCCAAAAATTCTGAAGAGATTAAACATTTTActgttgaaaattttattaatggtACCCAATGGCTGCCAAGTGTGGGAGTTCCTTTTGTTGGTggttttataaattaa